A single genomic interval of Musa acuminata AAA Group cultivar baxijiao chromosome BXJ3-4, Cavendish_Baxijiao_AAA, whole genome shotgun sequence harbors:
- the LOC135635554 gene encoding probable serine acetyltransferase 1 — protein sequence MPTAGHMNTEGSSSCSGGGGEGGVTTTDTDGAQSSIPTFPPAESWVWAQIKAEAHRDAEEEPALASFLYATVLSHPSLPRSLAFHLANQLCSPTLLSTLLYDLFLHSFSSAPSLLSDTVADLLAARQRDPVCHSFSHCLLYFKGFLALQAHRAAHLLWAQGRRPLALVLQSRVADVFGVDIHPAARVGRGVLLDHATGIVVGETSIIGDNVSILHHVTFGGTGKATGDRHPKIGDGVLVGAGATILGNVRVGEGAKVGAGAVVLIDVPPKTTAVGNPARLVGGTGSPAGHEDLPGLNLDHNLWSDYVI from the coding sequence atgccaaCGGCCGGCCACATGAACACCGAAGGAAGCAGCAGCTGcagcggtggaggaggagaaggtggcgTCACCACCACCGACACCGATGGCGCACAGTCATCGATCCCTACGTTCCCGCCGGCGGAGTCGTGGGTGTGGGCACAGATAAAGGCGGAGGCGCACCGGGACGCGGAGGAGGAGCCGGCTCTGGCGAGCTTCCTGTACGCTACCGTGCTGTCCCACCCGTCGCTGCCGCGGTCGCTCGCCTTCCACCTCGCCAACCAGCTGTGCTCCCCAACCCTCCTCTCCACCCTCCTCTACGATCTCTTCCTCCATTCCTTCTCCTCCGCGCCGTCTCTCCTCTCCGATACCGTCGCCGACCTCCTCGCCGCCCGCCAGCGCGACCCTGTCTGCCATTCCTTCTCCCACTGCCTCCTCTACTTCAAGGGTTTCCTCGCTCTGCAGGCTCACCGCGCCGCTCACCTCCTCTGGGCCCAGGGCCGCCGCCCCCTTGCCCTCGTTCTCCAGTCCCGAGTCGCCGACGTCTTCGGAGTCGACATCCACCCCGCCGCCCGCGTCGGCCGCGGCGTCCTCCTCGACCAcgccaccggcatcgtcgtcggcGAAACCTCCATCATCGGCGACAACGTCTCCATCCTCCACCACGTCACCTTCGGCGGCACCGGAAAGGCCACCGGCGATCGCCACCCCAAGATCGGCGACGGGGTGCTCGTCGGCGCCGGGGCCACCATCCTGGGGAACGTCAGGGTGGGGGAGGGGGCCAAGGTCGGGGCCGGCGCCGTCGTGCTTATCGACGTGCCGCCGAAAACTACCGCCGTTGGGAACCCGGCAAGGCTCGTGGGGGGCACCGGCAGCCCAGCGGGCCACGAGGACCTGCCGGGGCTGAACTTGGATCACAACTTGTGGTCCGACTACGTCATCTGA
- the LOC135586250 gene encoding uncharacterized protein LOC135586250 isoform X3 codes for MEVVSLKPFFRVPPSPHLHQNPTRSRSTLLSYHSRSKPSPVSISFDSPARRSPPTLAAPSVSSSPRFNPFCLLLPILHSFGGFVLSRLPKVRPWLHGGLDGRDGEDGYLCCGSIGTLLMSTTAAVSKARVSPFLWTLAGNPTFVSGLVAWSLAQTIKMFLNFFVERRWDLGMLFSCGGMPSSHSALCTALTASVALCHGVSDSLFPVCLGFSLIVMYDAIGVRRHAGMQAEVRYTEKGQISVKTGDVSADTVEAHVVSIDMVRSW; via the exons ATGGAGGTCGTCAGCCTCAAACCCTTCTTTAGGGTTCCTCCCTCCCCTCATCTCCATCAAAACCCTACCCGTTCCCGTTCCACGCTCCTCTCCTATCATTCCCGATCCAAACCCTCGCCCGTCTCCATCTCCTTCGATTCCCCGGCCAGGAGGTCACCCCCCACCCTCGCCGCCCCATCTGTCTCCAGCTCCCCTCGCTTCAACCCGTTCTGCCTCCTCCTCCCCATCCTCCACTCCTTCGGTGGGTTCGTCCTCTCCCGGCTGCCAAAGGTGCGACCTTGGCTGCACGGCGGCCTCGATGGTCGCGACGGGGAGGACGGCTACCTTTGCTGCGGCAGCATCGGGACGCTGCTGATGAGCACTACCGCAGCGGTGTCCAAGGCCCGGGTCAGCCCCTTCCTGTGGACGCTAGCCGGGAACCCGACCTTCGTGTCGGGGCTCGTGGCCTGGTCCCTGGCGCAGACCATAAAGATGTTCCTCAACTTCTTTGTGGAGCGGAGGTGGGACCTCGGGATGCTGTTCAGCTGCGGGGGAATGCCGTCGTCCCACTCGGCGCTTTGCACCGCGCTCACGGCTTCGGTGGCGCTATGCCATGGAGTGAGCGACTCGCTATTCCCCGTGTGCCTTGGCTTCAGCCTCATCGTCATGTATGATGCGATTGGCGTCAGACGGCATGCCGGCATGCAGGCTGAGGT GAGATATACAGAAAAGGGTCAGATATCGGTCAAGACGGGTGATGTATCAGCCGATACGGTCGAAGCTCATGTTGTGTCAATTGATATGG TTCGTAGTTGGTGA
- the LOC135586250 gene encoding uncharacterized protein LOC135586250 isoform X4, with the protein MEVVSLKPFFRVPPSPHLHQNPTRSRSTLLSYHSRSKPSPVSISFDSPARRSPPTLAAPSVSSSPRFNPFCLLLPILHSFGGFVLSRLPKVRPWLHGGLDGRDGEDGYLCCGSIGTLLMSTTAAVSKARVSPFLWTLAGNPTFVSGLVAWSLAQTIKMFLNFFVERRWDLGMLFSCGGMPSSHSALCTALTASVALCHGVSDSLFPVCLGFSLIVMYDAIGVRRHAGMQAEVYLIRSSRTCFKGIPSVKES; encoded by the exons ATGGAGGTCGTCAGCCTCAAACCCTTCTTTAGGGTTCCTCCCTCCCCTCATCTCCATCAAAACCCTACCCGTTCCCGTTCCACGCTCCTCTCCTATCATTCCCGATCCAAACCCTCGCCCGTCTCCATCTCCTTCGATTCCCCGGCCAGGAGGTCACCCCCCACCCTCGCCGCCCCATCTGTCTCCAGCTCCCCTCGCTTCAACCCGTTCTGCCTCCTCCTCCCCATCCTCCACTCCTTCGGTGGGTTCGTCCTCTCCCGGCTGCCAAAGGTGCGACCTTGGCTGCACGGCGGCCTCGATGGTCGCGACGGGGAGGACGGCTACCTTTGCTGCGGCAGCATCGGGACGCTGCTGATGAGCACTACCGCAGCGGTGTCCAAGGCCCGGGTCAGCCCCTTCCTGTGGACGCTAGCCGGGAACCCGACCTTCGTGTCGGGGCTCGTGGCCTGGTCCCTGGCGCAGACCATAAAGATGTTCCTCAACTTCTTTGTGGAGCGGAGGTGGGACCTCGGGATGCTGTTCAGCTGCGGGGGAATGCCGTCGTCCCACTCGGCGCTTTGCACCGCGCTCACGGCTTCGGTGGCGCTATGCCATGGAGTGAGCGACTCGCTATTCCCCGTGTGCCTTGGCTTCAGCCTCATCGTCATGTATGATGCGATTGGCGTCAGACGGCATGCCGGCATGCAGGCTGAGGT GTACTTAATAAGATCATCGAGGACTTGTTTCAAGGGCATCCCATCAGTGAAAGAAAGCTAA
- the LOC135586250 gene encoding uncharacterized protein LOC135586250 isoform X2, with amino-acid sequence MEVVSLKPFFRVPPSPHLHQNPTRSRSTLLSYHSRSKPSPVSISFDSPARRSPPTLAAPSVSSSPRFNPFCLLLPILHSFGGFVLSRLPKVRPWLHGGLDGRDGEDGYLCCGSIGTLLMSTTAAVSKARVSPFLWTLAGNPTFVSGLVAWSLAQTIKMFLNFFVERRWDLGMLFSCGGMPSSHSALCTALTASVALCHGVSDSLFPVCLGFSLIVMYDAIGVRRHAGMQAEVLNKIIEDLFQGHPISERKLKELLGHTPSQVFAGAVLGILVACICCQGDIVK; translated from the exons ATGGAGGTCGTCAGCCTCAAACCCTTCTTTAGGGTTCCTCCCTCCCCTCATCTCCATCAAAACCCTACCCGTTCCCGTTCCACGCTCCTCTCCTATCATTCCCGATCCAAACCCTCGCCCGTCTCCATCTCCTTCGATTCCCCGGCCAGGAGGTCACCCCCCACCCTCGCCGCCCCATCTGTCTCCAGCTCCCCTCGCTTCAACCCGTTCTGCCTCCTCCTCCCCATCCTCCACTCCTTCGGTGGGTTCGTCCTCTCCCGGCTGCCAAAGGTGCGACCTTGGCTGCACGGCGGCCTCGATGGTCGCGACGGGGAGGACGGCTACCTTTGCTGCGGCAGCATCGGGACGCTGCTGATGAGCACTACCGCAGCGGTGTCCAAGGCCCGGGTCAGCCCCTTCCTGTGGACGCTAGCCGGGAACCCGACCTTCGTGTCGGGGCTCGTGGCCTGGTCCCTGGCGCAGACCATAAAGATGTTCCTCAACTTCTTTGTGGAGCGGAGGTGGGACCTCGGGATGCTGTTCAGCTGCGGGGGAATGCCGTCGTCCCACTCGGCGCTTTGCACCGCGCTCACGGCTTCGGTGGCGCTATGCCATGGAGTGAGCGACTCGCTATTCCCCGTGTGCCTTGGCTTCAGCCTCATCGTCATGTATGATGCGATTGGCGTCAGACGGCATGCCGGCATGCAGGCTGAG GTACTTAATAAGATCATCGAGGACTTGTTTCAAGGGCATCCCATCAGTGAAAGAAAGCTAAAGGAGCTCCTGGGTCACACGCCATCGCAAGTATTTGCCGGGGCTGTTCTCGGCATCTTGGTTGCTTGCATCTGCTGTCAAG GTGACATTGTCAAGTAA
- the LOC135586250 gene encoding uncharacterized protein LOC135586250 isoform X1, with translation MEVVSLKPFFRVPPSPHLHQNPTRSRSTLLSYHSRSKPSPVSISFDSPARRSPPTLAAPSVSSSPRFNPFCLLLPILHSFGGFVLSRLPKVRPWLHGGLDGRDGEDGYLCCGSIGTLLMSTTAAVSKARVSPFLWTLAGNPTFVSGLVAWSLAQTIKMFLNFFVERRWDLGMLFSCGGMPSSHSALCTALTASVALCHGVSDSLFPVCLGFSLIVMYDAIGVRRHAGMQAEVLNKIIEDLFQGHPISERKLKELLGHTPSQVFAGAVLGILVACICCQGSVAPI, from the exons ATGGAGGTCGTCAGCCTCAAACCCTTCTTTAGGGTTCCTCCCTCCCCTCATCTCCATCAAAACCCTACCCGTTCCCGTTCCACGCTCCTCTCCTATCATTCCCGATCCAAACCCTCGCCCGTCTCCATCTCCTTCGATTCCCCGGCCAGGAGGTCACCCCCCACCCTCGCCGCCCCATCTGTCTCCAGCTCCCCTCGCTTCAACCCGTTCTGCCTCCTCCTCCCCATCCTCCACTCCTTCGGTGGGTTCGTCCTCTCCCGGCTGCCAAAGGTGCGACCTTGGCTGCACGGCGGCCTCGATGGTCGCGACGGGGAGGACGGCTACCTTTGCTGCGGCAGCATCGGGACGCTGCTGATGAGCACTACCGCAGCGGTGTCCAAGGCCCGGGTCAGCCCCTTCCTGTGGACGCTAGCCGGGAACCCGACCTTCGTGTCGGGGCTCGTGGCCTGGTCCCTGGCGCAGACCATAAAGATGTTCCTCAACTTCTTTGTGGAGCGGAGGTGGGACCTCGGGATGCTGTTCAGCTGCGGGGGAATGCCGTCGTCCCACTCGGCGCTTTGCACCGCGCTCACGGCTTCGGTGGCGCTATGCCATGGAGTGAGCGACTCGCTATTCCCCGTGTGCCTTGGCTTCAGCCTCATCGTCATGTATGATGCGATTGGCGTCAGACGGCATGCCGGCATGCAGGCTGAG GTACTTAATAAGATCATCGAGGACTTGTTTCAAGGGCATCCCATCAGTGAAAGAAAGCTAAAGGAGCTCCTGGGTCACACGCCATCGCAAGTATTTGCCGGGGCTGTTCTCGGCATCTTGGTTGCTTGCATCTGCTGTCAAGGTTCTGTTGCCCCAATTTAG